A portion of the Segatella copri DSM 18205 genome contains these proteins:
- a CDS encoding PmeII family type II restriction endonuclease — translation MTEQQKQAIIESGKQYFRSIIIPNHLKNLNKLHLSSFDINPFLINYLAAFLCGNTQPTSLAKALVYPHIFDKVIDASSEQDVQSLVSLLQEVTGGASNFDGIDFEFVDAVDGRRKFCQFKAGVKTINKDDIASVLCHFKPLISQPSSDLQFEDLVVGVLYGEKDNLSDYYKAIATHYPVLCGSDFWQHFTGDKNFYARLLKAMGEVLDEGDFDGSELIQKSVEEIAEEIRQICARGI, via the coding sequence ATGACAGAACAGCAAAAACAAGCAATTATAGAAAGTGGAAAGCAATATTTCCGTTCTATTATCATTCCTAATCATTTGAAGAATCTGAATAAGCTTCATCTGAGTAGCTTTGATATAAATCCGTTTCTAATCAACTATCTTGCAGCATTCTTATGTGGCAATACTCAACCAACTAGTTTGGCAAAGGCTCTAGTTTATCCACATATATTTGATAAGGTTATTGATGCAAGTAGCGAACAAGATGTTCAGTCATTAGTTTCCCTGCTTCAGGAAGTTACCGGAGGAGCATCCAATTTTGATGGTATTGATTTCGAATTTGTTGATGCTGTTGACGGTCGCCGTAAATTCTGTCAGTTCAAGGCTGGAGTCAAAACGATAAACAAGGATGATATTGCCTCTGTTCTCTGTCATTTCAAACCTCTTATAAGCCAGCCAAGTTCAGACTTACAGTTTGAGGATCTCGTAGTTGGAGTTTTATATGGTGAGAAAGATAATCTTTCTGATTATTATAAGGCGATAGCTACACATTATCCAGTGTTGTGCGGTTCAGATTTTTGGCAGCATTTTACGGGAGACAAGAACTTTTATGCTCGTCTGCTCAAGGCAATGGGAGAAGTTCTTGATGAAGGAGATTTTGATGGGAGCGAACTCATACAGAAATCAGTAGAGGAGATAGCAGAAGAAATCAGGCAGATATGTGCAAGGGGAATCTGA